In Vicinamibacteria bacterium, the DNA window TCTCTACATGCTTGCGTCGGACGTCGTTTTGAATCTTCGCTTCCCCTCGACGGGTGAGCTATCGGGCACGCTCATGCGGACGATGGGCATGGGGAAGCCCGTTCTCGTCTCCAACACCGGACCGTACGCGGAGTTCCCCGAGCATACCGTCGTGCGGATCGACCTCGGCCCACCGGAGGTTTCCCAGATCGCGGCGGTGCTCCGCTGGCTCTACGATAATCCTTCGTTGGCGCGTGCGATGGGCCGATTCGCTCGCGAGCACGTGGAAGCCGGGTACAAGCTTTCCGACGAGGCCGACGCCTACGTCGCCTTTCTGGAGAGAGTGCTGGACGCCAAGAATCGCGGGGAGCTGAAATCTCCCCCGCCCTACGACCAGAGCGACCTCGCCGCCGCGGTCATGACGAGTCTCTCGGATCTGCCGCTCGGAACGACCTTTGGTCTGGAGACGGTCCGAGAGGTCCTCCGCGAGGCGGCGGGTGAGCCATAGCCCGGTGATGAAGAGCTCAGCTCAATCCGTAAAAGGAGGTGCTCACCAGACATATCGGCGGATGCGCGCTCGAGACGTAAGCTCGCCGATCCACTGCTCTACGCGTTCGTTGAACTTACGCTCCGCGAGGATGCGGCGGATGGCCTCGGCATGCTCCTTTGGATCGGGGGGCGCCGCTCCCGATGGGAGATCGGGCAAGAGCTCTTCCTCGAAGAATCGATTCACTTCGTCGACACTCACGTAGGTCAGAGCACGGAATCGTTTCTCGAGATATCGAGTCACGCGGATCTGGAGGCGCAGTTCGGCTTTGATCTCGTCAGTCGACAGGGCGAGCTCCGAGACCGCGCCGTGAAATTCCTCATCGGACGAGAATCGGTCTCGAACCTCGGCGAAGGCCCGATCGACCAGTTCTTCGGGGACGGGCTCGGAGGAGAAGCGCTCCACCTCCCGCCCTATCAGACGCTGCTCGATGAGTCGATCGACGACTTCCGAAAGAGACGTCTGCGGGAGGGCCCTCAGCTCGGCCATCTGCTGCGCCTTCTCGGCTTCCGAGAGCGTGATCACATCCTGGTCGACGATGGCGACGATCCGGTCGACCAGCTCAGCGTGAACCGCTGCGGGAGCCAACAGGCACGAAAGCGTGAGGACGAATCGATCCATTAGAGTGCTCAACGCCGTGGCTCGTTAGAACGCATGGCCCAGGCTGATGTGCCAGGCCCCGAGCGGCTCGAGGCAGGGCGTACGGATATCGGGACACTCGATGGATTGTACGGTTCGCCGATCGAGCTTGAAACCGTAGTCCACCCGGAGCGGACCAAAAGGTGTCTCGTAGCGAAAGCCGAATCCCATGTTGTACCTCCATTGAAGGAGCTCGATGACCTTCAGCCGACGATAGACGTTTCCATTGTCGGAAAAGACCACTCCTCGCAAATTGCCGAAAATCGGAAACCGGAGCTCGAGGTTCAACAGGCTGAGCACATTGCCCCCGATCGGCCTTCCCTCCACGACATCGCCGTTCTCGAGTGTGATCTTCGCCTTGGGGCTCGCCTCGTCGAGTCCGAATCCGCGAAGCGTCGTCGCGCCTCCGGCGAAGAACCGTTCGGCGATGGGGAGCAGCGCGTCCCGATCCTGGCGTAGAGTTTGTCCGACTCCCAGACGAAACCCCAGGGCGGCGACCAGTGTCTTCGGCAGCGCAAAGTAGAAGAATTGCTGCCCCAGTCCCTTGATGTAGGGGGCCTCCGTTCCCAGCTGCTCGGAAGACCATTCGACGTCGAGGATGCGGAACTGACCCGAGCGGGGATTCAACGGATCGTCTCGGCGGTCGAACCATGATGCGAGCGAGATAGAGGAGATACGCACGTTGCGGAACTCGCGAGGTAAATCGATGAGATCGATGTCCTCGAGGTTGAAGACGCGAGTGCGGTCGAAGCGATAACGGAGGAAGTAAGTATGCTCCTCACTAACGCGTTTGGACACCTGGATACCGACCCCGACGCGGTTGTAGTCGAAGCTCTTCCTGTCCTCCTCTTCGGCGAACGCGCTCACGATCAGCGGAACCTCGACGCCGAAGAGGTCCGGTTGGCGGTAGGTCGTGATGAATCGCCCGCCGCGGAAGCTCGCCCGGGTGAACACGCTTACCGTGCGATCGAGCCCGAAGAGGTTCCGCCTGGTCACTTCGATCTCGGCGCGGGCAAGCTGCTGCTCCTCGTAGCCGAATCCATAGGCGAAGCTCGTCCGAGGACCCTCCTCGAGCGTGATCAGGACATCGCTTCGATGCGTCGTCGGATCGTCGGGTAGCACATCGATGCTGACGCTTCGGAAGAGTCCCGAGCCCACGAGCCGCTGCCTGGTTTCCAGCAAGTCCAACGAAGAAAGCGGCGCGCCCGTTTCGATCCGTATCAGCTTTTCGACCGCCGAGTAGCGCGTGACCCGAAGACCGGAGACGATGATGCGATCGACCCGGACCCGATCTCCCTCGGTCACACCGAAGCTCACCGATGCCCGTTCCCCCGCTTCGTCGATCCCGGTTTGCGCGGCGACCTCGACGCGACGGAAGCCCTCGTTGCGGTAGAGACCGACGATCCGCTCGCGAGCTTCGACGATCGCCGTGGCGTCGAAGGGGTCCCCCGGGGTGATTCGAGCTGCCTCGAGAACTCGGGAAGCCTGGATCTCCACCGCCCCCTCTACGTCGACGGATTCGACGACCGCCCGTGGCCCCTCGTCGATGCTGGCGACGAGCACGAGCAGCTCCGGCTCCTCGCCGGGTCGCTCTCGACCTTCGACCCGTGCGCGGTGAAATCCGTGCCGCCTGAGATAGGTACGAACCTCCTTCAGATCATCCTGCCAGGCCTCCTCACGAAACGGTGCCGAGCGAACGAAGCGCCGTGTCCGCGTCAACATGAGGGAACGGACTTCGTCGCGTGGAAGCGAGTGCAGCCCCTCGATCTCGATGCGGGCGACCTCGTAGCGAATGCCGGGCGAGACGAGGAAATCGAGCACTGTGTATCGTCCGTCCGCAAGAGAGCCTCGTTCGACCGTGACCGTGGCATCGCGAAACCCTCTGCCAAAAAGATTGCGCTCGATGTTCCCGCGAGATTCCTCGACGAGGTCCGGGGTTACACGGTTCTCGACCAGTATGGGGACGAGCTCGCGCAGCTCTTTGTCGGAGAAGTCGAATCCCCTTACGTCGATCCGTACCCTCGGTCCCAATTGTGGAAGGAGTACCAAATCGATGCGCGAAGGAGATTCTGTGGTCTCGGTCACGGCGATCGTCGCGCTGTAGTAGCCGAGAGACCTCCAGCGGGCCACGATTCCATCGGCTCGGGTGTCGAGCTCGTTTCGAGAATAGAAGCTCCCTTCGCTCATTCCGATCGTGCGTCGCACGTCAGCCTCGATGTGGCTGGAGACGCCCTCGACCTGCAACGACCCCACCCGGGCTCGGGTACCGGGCGACACATGAAAGACGACGTTCGCCCTCGGCGATTGGAAGGCGGCTTCGGGCTCGACCGACGCCCACAGATAACCCTCCCTCACCAGTGCCGTGCGAATTCTTTCGGCGGCCTCGCCGAGCGCCTCGACCTCGAGCGGATCACCCGCGTGGACTCGGATTACCTCGACCAGCCGGCTTTCGAGATCGGCGACGACCGGGGGAAGCTCGAGCTTTACCGCCTGGATCCTCATCCTCGGGAACAGTCGGAACGTAACGCTCACGCCGCCCGGCACGGTCTCGGCCTCCACCTTGATGTCGCTGAAGACGCCCAGGGCAAACAGCTGTCTGATGGAACGACGCACTTTTTCCGGCTCGTACGAGCCTCCTTCGACGAGCTCGACCAGCTCGCGGCTCGCCTCGGGCAAAGTCTCGCCTTCGTAAATGAAGTGAATGCTCTGGATCGGTTCTCCGCGGTACCGTTCGGTGGCGAATGGTTGGGTGCCGGTACCTCCGAACATCGTGAGGCCCAGCAGGAAGAGCTTCATGAGGGTCTAGAAACTCTTTCGGAACTTGACGTCGATCCCGACGTCACCCTCCTCGTCTCGAGAGAGGATCCAGGACATCGGGCCCTCGGGCGTGTATTCGATGAGGATGATGGCTTCGGTCGTTGCATTCAAGTTGCTGGAATAGTTGATGGAAAGCTGTGGTGTGATCCGTTTTCCCACGCTGACCCGCGCGGTGGGATTCGTGAACTGGCCGACGAGGAATGGATCGATTGAGAAACGATCGAGACCGAACAGCCGCTCGGCACGTCGCCCAACTTCCTGATTGAGACGCTCCGTCAGGAGCGAGGCCACGCCGACTCCCGCTAGGGCCTCCTCCTCGTTTCCCTGAAGGTCGATGTCTCTGTCGCTCGCGCCCGCGAGAAGGCGGAGTATCTCGACCGTCCGCAGTGGCGGATCGGAGCTGAGCTCTGGCTGAAAGCGGTCCGGAGTGCCGGTCAGACGCAGCTCGACCCGGTAACTTCGGACCCGGGTCTCGGCGGTCAGGTCGATGAAGGGCTCGACGGTGTCCGGGTCCACGAAGTCGACCCTTCCCGACGTGATGTCGTAGCGTTGGCCGAGAAAATAGACTTCGCCGCGCGTCGCTTCGGTGCGGCCGAGAAGGACTGGCTCGTGCACGGTTCCCCTCAACGACAGCGCCGCCGAAGCGTCGATGTTGGCGACGGAGTTGCGAAGCTTCAAGCTTTCGTCCGCCTTCACCTCCACATCGAAGCGCAGGTGCTGAAGGAGGTCTTCACCCGCGAGCTCTCCGAAGAGCACGCCGGTGCCGTGGCTTTCCCGGTCGGAGAGAATCCCGGCGACCAGATCGTACTCGCGACTCCACACGGCGTCCCTGAGGGTCAACACCCCGGCGACGATTCGTTCTTCGGAGCTTCCGAGAAGGCGGAGATCGGCATCGGCGGTCGCCACCAGCCCCTCGGGGTATCGAACCCGCACCGCCGTACCCTCCAACCGCAGGTCGAGCGTTCCGATCGATCGTCCCTCGAGAAGCGCGGTGCCGGCGATGACCACGGGGCCCGAGCCGAAGACGCCACGCATCTCGGAAATCCGGACGGTACGGTTGTCGAAGACGAGCCGCCCGCTCAGTCCCCCCAGTGCTTGAGGAAATCCAGTGATGCGCACCGAGGCCCCGTCGAGATCGGCATGGCCGGTGACCGACGGCTGGGTCCAACTGCCTTCCAGGCGGGCCACGAGAGTGACTCGGCCGTTAGCACGCAAGCTCGGATAGAAGCTCTGCAGCACGCCGAGTCCCACCGTACCTTCCGCCTCGAGGCCGACACTCTTGTCCGCGAGGTTGGCGGAGCCGCTCACGGAGACCCGAGCCGTGCCGCGAGTCAAATCCACCCGAGCGATCTCGACCTTCTGGTCTCGCAGGACGACTTCGAACGGCGCGCTCGAAACGAATCGAAAGTCCTCCCCTTCGACCCTCAGCTCGTCGAGCGTGGCATCGAGCTCTGCCGTGGAGAGCGCCTCCGCGAGTGCTCCCATCGCCCGAAAACGCCCTTCTCCCGACGACGTCAGCCGCAGCCCGTTGCCGCCAAACAACCACGGCGCCAGGTCGACCTCCTGCCAGCGGATCGTCCCCGTCGACGTCGGGTCGCCGGCGAGTGCGACCTGCATGTCCAGCGAAAGCTCCGTTGTCGCGCGCTGGGCCGTCAGACGCACAAAGGCGTTGTCATCTCGCAACTCTCCGTTGATGAAAACCTCACCGACGGGCACGGACCGCAGTGTCAGGGAACGTGCGCGGCCAGTGAGCGTGACGACGGGCCTTTCCAGCGTGCCGGTAATCTTCGCCTCGGAGCCGACGTAGCCCTCCACCGGGAGTCCGAAGAGCTCCATGCCCGCGAGAGGAAACCGATCG includes these proteins:
- a CDS encoding POTRA domain-containing protein, whose amino-acid sequence is MKLFLLGLTMFGGTGTQPFATERYRGEPIQSIHFIYEGETLPEASRELVELVEGGSYEPEKVRRSIRQLFALGVFSDIKVEAETVPGGVSVTFRLFPRMRIQAVKLELPPVVADLESRLVEVIRVHAGDPLEVEALGEAAERIRTALVREGYLWASVEPEAAFQSPRANVVFHVSPGTRARVGSLQVEGVSSHIEADVRRTIGMSEGSFYSRNELDTRADGIVARWRSLGYYSATIAVTETTESPSRIDLVLLPQLGPRVRIDVRGFDFSDKELRELVPILVENRVTPDLVEESRGNIERNLFGRGFRDATVTVERGSLADGRYTVLDFLVSPGIRYEVARIEIEGLHSLPRDEVRSLMLTRTRRFVRSAPFREEAWQDDLKEVRTYLRRHGFHRARVEGRERPGEEPELLVLVASIDEGPRAVVESVDVEGAVEIQASRVLEAARITPGDPFDATAIVEARERIVGLYRNEGFRRVEVAAQTGIDEAGERASVSFGVTEGDRVRVDRIIVSGLRVTRYSAVEKLIRIETGAPLSSLDLLETRQRLVGSGLFRSVSIDVLPDDPTTHRSDVLITLEEGPRTSFAYGFGYEEQQLARAEIEVTRRNLFGLDRTVSVFTRASFRGGRFITTYRQPDLFGVEVPLIVSAFAEEEDRKSFDYNRVGVGIQVSKRVSEEHTYFLRYRFDRTRVFNLEDIDLIDLPREFRNVRISSISLASWFDRRDDPLNPRSGQFRILDVEWSSEQLGTEAPYIKGLGQQFFYFALPKTLVAALGFRLGVGQTLRQDRDALLPIAERFFAGGATTLRGFGLDEASPKAKITLENGDVVEGRPIGGNVLSLLNLELRFPIFGNLRGVVFSDNGNVYRRLKVIELLQWRYNMGFGFRYETPFGPLRVDYGFKLDRRTVQSIECPDIRTPCLEPLGAWHISLGHAF